TCGCGTCCGCCAGGGGCTGAACTACTGCGTGGACCGCGCGGGGCTGGTGCAGCTGTTGAACGGCACGGCCGAGCCCTCGGTCGGCTGGCTCAAGCCCAATGACCCGAATTTCGGCACGCCGCAGAACCGGTACAGCTTCGACCCCGCGCGCGGCCGCGCTTTGCTGGCCGAGGCCGGCTTCAACGCGCAGCGCCCGCTGAGCTTCAAGGTGATGATCTCCACCTCGGGCTCGGGCCAGATGCTGCCGCTGCCGATGAACGAGTTCCTGCAGCAGAACCTGCGCCAGGCCTGCGGGGTGAACGTCACCTTCGAGGTGACGGAGTGGAACACGCTGCTGCAGGCGACGCGCAGCTCGCCGGGTGCACCGGTGCTGGCGGGTTCGCTGGCACTCAACCCCTCCTCGCCCTCGAGCGACCCGAGCGTGATGGCCCGCTACTTCCTGCAGGCCTTCGTGCCGCCCAACGGCTTCAACTGGCCGCAGTTCAATGACCCCGAGTTCGAGACGGCCTTCGCCGCACTCGAGCGCGCGACGAATGAGAGCGAGTTCAACGCGGCCTATGCGCGGGCGCATACGCGCCTCGTGGACAACCCGCCCTGGCTCTACATCGTGCACGACCTGAATCCGCGCGCGATGCACCGCCGGGTGCGGGGCTTCACCAGCGCGCAATCCTGGTTCCAGGACCTCGTTCCGGTGGATATCCAGTAGTTCCCCGCGAAATCGCTTCGCGCTTGCGCGGGGACCCCGTCTTTCATCCCCACGAAATCGTGCGCGCCTTCGTGGGGGCCCAGGGTTGGCGCTGAGCGTGTGAGTTGGGTTCATCTCCCGGTGGCGAAGCCACCGGAAGGCTCCGGGGGGCGGATCGCGCGGGCGGGCCGCCCCTCTTGCGTTGGGGGTGCTATGCCCCTTCGTGGATTTCGCGGATCATGCGGCGTTCTCGCTGGAGGAAATCGCGATGATCGTTGACCTGCGCATCTACACCTGCCTGCCGAACCGCATGGCGGATTTCGTGAAGCTCTATGAGGAAAAGGCCTGGCCGCTCCAGCTCAAATATCTGGAGAACTGCCTGGGCTGGTACACCACCATCGAGGGCGAGCTGAACACCGTCGTCCATCTCTGGGGCTACAAGGACCAGGGCGATCGCGAGCAGCGCCGCGCGGCGATGGCGGCGGACCCGGCCTGGGGCGCCTATCTCAAGGCGGCGGCCGAGGGCGGCATGCTGATCAAGATGGAAAACCGCATCGTGAAGGAAGCGCCGCACTTCACGGCCTTCAAGGCGAAGAAGGGCTGACCTGCCCTTCCGGCCCGCTGCAAGGCGAGGGGGGCCAAGGCCCCCCTCGTCATTTTCAGACCCGCAGCGTGCCGGCCATCGCGGCACCGTAGCGCGCTGCGATCTTGTCCCAGTTGAGGATGTTCCACCAGCTCGAGACATACTCGTTCCGGCGGTTCTGGTAGCGCAGGTAATAGGCGTGCTCCCACACGTCATTGCCCATCAGCACGCGCTGGCCGTCCATCAGCGGGCTGTCCTGGTTGGGCCGGGTGGCGATGGCGAGCTGGCCCGAAGGCGTAACCGTCACGAAGGCCCAGCCCGAGCCGAAGACGCCCATGCTGGCGGTGTTGAAGCGGTTGCGGAACTCCGTCATCCCGCCCAGGTCACGGTTGATGGCGGCCAGCAGGTCGCCCGTCGGCTCGCCGCCGCGGCCGCCCATGATCTCCCAGAACATGGTGTGGTTGGCATGGCCGCCGCCATTGTTGCGGATGGCGCCGCGCACCGCATCCGGCACGCGGGAGAGATTCATCAGCAGCTCGTCCAGCTGCATGGCGGCGAAGGCGTCCTGCCCCACCAGCGCGCGGTTCAGGTTGGCTACCTGCGCGCCATGGTGGAAGCGCCAGTGCAGCTCCATCGTGCGCGCATCGATGGCGGCCTCGTTGGCGTCGAAGGCATAGGGCAGGGGCGCCAGGGTGAAGGGGCCAGTGGGGGCTGCTGCGGGGGCTGCTGCGGGGGCTGCTGCGGGTGCGGCGGCGGGTGCCTGGGCCTGGGCCCGGCCGGCCAGCGAAGCCAGGCCAAGGGCGGCGGCGCCCAGCATCAGGCCGCGGCGGTGAATGAATGCCATGGATTTTCCTCCTCGGGGGGTGACCGGCACAACCTGATGGCATGGCACGGGTTCCGCAAGGTTTTCGGCACACGGGCTGCTGGACAGGCCCGCCCCCCCGCGCTACCGCCGAAGCAGCATGAGTGAGGAAGCAACATGACCGAAGCGAGCCTGATCCTGAACCGCGAGGGCCATGCCGGCACCATCCTGATGAACCGCCCCAAGTCGCTGAACGCGCTGGATATCGGCATGATCCGGGATTTCGCCGCCGCCATCGCGCAATGGAAGGATGACGCAGCCGTGAAGCTCGTTCTGCTGGAAGGCGCCGGCGGGCGGGCCTTCTGCGCCGGCGGCGACGTGCGGGCCGTGCGGGCCGCCGCCGTCGCGGGGGACCGCGCGCCTGTCGAGGCCTTCTTCACCGAGGAATATGCGGTGAACGAGGGCATCGCCCTCTTCCCCAAGCCCTGGGTCTCGCTGATTGATGGCGTCTGCATGGGGGGCGGCATCGGCCTTGCCATCCACAACGGCCCGCGCGTGGTGAGCGAGCATGCGCTGCTGGCGATGCCCGAGACGGCCATCGCGCTCTTCCCCGATGTCGGCACCAGCCACATCCTGCCCCGCCTGCCGGGCAAGCTCGGCACCTGGCTGGCGCTGACCGGCGCGCGGCTTTCCGGCGCGGATTGCGTGCATGCGGGCCTCGCCACCCATTACGTGCTGCGGGAGAACTTCGCGGCGCTGCGGGCCGCGCTGGTCGAGACCGGCGATGCCGGCGTGATCGGGCGCTTCGCCGCCCCGCTGCCCGAGGCGAGCTTCGCGCCGCACCGCGCGCTAATCGATCATGCCTTCGCGCAGGACAGCGTGCTCGGCATCATCGCCGCGCTGGAGAAGGCGGGCGGTGAATGGGCCGAGGCGCAGGTGAAGGTCCTGCGCCGCATGTCGCCCACCAGCCTTAGCGTTTCGCTCGAATTGCTGAAGCGCGGTGCGGGCATGAACCTGCGCCAGTGCCTGGATGAGGAGCTGAAGCTCACCCGCACCGTCGTGCATGACCACCCGGATTTCCGCGAGGGCGTGCGCAGCGTGCTGGTGGACAAGGACGGCAAGCCCGCCTGGACGCCTGCCAGGCTGGAAGAGGTGGACCGCGCCGCGGTGCTGAAGCTCTTCGCCTAGCGGCCGCGCCGCAACTATAGACTGCCGGCGAGCACCAGCACCACGCCGGCCACGACCGTCAGCGCGCCGGTCACGTCCTTTGCCTTCAGCTTCTCGCCCAGGAAGAAGCGGCTGAAGAGCAGGGTGAAGATGATCTCCACCTGGCCCACGGCGCGCACCAGCGCCACCGGGGCCAGGGCGAAACCGATGAACCAGCAGCAGGACCCCGCCGCCGAGAGCGCGCCCACCTGCGCCGAGCTGCGCCAGGAGCGAAACACCGCCATCACCTGCGCGGGCTCGCGCAGCAGCAGCCATCCGCCCTGCATGCAGGTCTGCATGGTGTTGGTGACGACGACGGAGAACAGCGCCTTCAGCACCGGGTCCGTCCCCTCCAGCTCGAAATTCGCCTTGCGCACGCAGATGGCGGTGAAGGCGAAGCAGAAGCCCGCGCCGATGCCGCAGAGCGCCGCCGGCTGCAGCGTGGCGCGCAGGATGTCGGGCAGGCGCAGCCCCTTGCCGGCCAGCGAGAGATACATCACGCCGAAGACGCTGATGCCGATGCCCACCCAGGAGAGCGGCGGCAGCACCTCGCCCAGCAGGATGACGGCGATGATGGAGGCCTGCACCGCCTCGGTCTTGGCATAGGCGGTGCCGACCGCGAAGCCGCGCGGCCCGAAGGAGGAGATCAGCAGGTTTGTGCCGAAGATCTGCGTGATGCCGGCCAGCGCGCAGAGCAGGAAGAAGTATGCGCTGGGCGCGCCGAAGCTGCTGCCCATCAGCAGCCAGTAGCCGCCGAGGATCATCAGCCCGAAGGGCACGCCGTAGAGGTAGCGCACGACAGCCGCGCCGTTCAGCGACAATTGCCCGCGCAGGCGCTGTTGCAGGGCGGTGCGCCAGGTCTGGAACAGCGCGGCGGTGACGGTGATGGCGACCCAGAGCGGCAAGCGCGGAACCTCTCGTTCGGCGCAAGCTTACCTAACGCCGCGTGCGCCGCCAGCCCGGGTCCTCGACGGTGAGATGCGCGAGGCCGGAGCGATCGAGCATCTGCACCGTCTCCGCCTCGGCCGCGGCCAGGATCTCCGCCTCGTCCAGGTGGGTGAGGCGCCGGCCCTCCATCAGCAATTCGCCGCCGACGACCACGTCCCGCACATCGGTGGCCGTCGCGTAGCAGACCACGCGCCAGACCGGCATGTTGCCCGGCGCCATGTGCGGCGCGGTGAGGTCGACCGTGATGAGGTCGGCCCGCTTGCCCTCTTCCAGGCTGCCGATCTCGCGCTGCATGCCCAGCGCGGCGGCGGCGTCGATCGTGATCATCTCCAGCGCGCGGCCGGGCGGGATCAGGCTGTCGTCGCGCGCGGCGCGCTGGGCGTAGCGCATCGCCTCGAAGGCATGGCGGAACATGTCGCCGCTGCGGTCGGGCGCCGTGCCGTCGCTCGCGATGGCGACGTTCACGCCGGCGTCGAGCAGCTTCACCACCGGGCAGAAGCCGCGCACGGCGGCCACCGCCATGGGGTTGTGGATGACATGCGCGCCGGTCCGCGCCAGCGTCGCGATGTCCTCGTCGGAGAGGTCGGTGCAGTGGGAGAGGAAGGCGTCCGGCCCGAGCAGGCCGAACATCTGGTCGGCCATCACGATGCTGTGGGTGCGATGGCCATCTTGGTGGAAGCGCGCCTTGAAGCGCGCGCCCAACTCGCGCACGGCCCGGCCCTGGGCCTTGATCTCGGCGACCTTCGCCGCGTCGTGCGTCGCCTCGCGATAGACGGGCATGAAGGTGCACAGCCGCATGCGGCCGCGGTCATGCACGCGCTCGAACAGCAACCCCATCGTCTCCAGCATGTCCTCGAAGCGGATGGCGCGCGTGCTGCCATCCTCCATCACGAAGTCATGCGGGAAGGGTGGGCGGCGGGGGCCGACCGCCATGATGTCGCGGATACCGATCTCGGCGATGGCGCGCGCCCGCGCCTCGCCGGCGGCGGGCGTGTCCAGGCGCATGATGCAGTCCCCGCCGCCCAGCACGGAGACGCCGGTGGTGACGCCGGCCTTCAGCCGCTCCAGCCCCGCGAGCCGCGCCTCGGCGAACCAGAAGGAGGCGGGCGAGGCGCTGCTGTAGATGACGCGGCAGGCCTCGCTCCAGGCGGCGCTGTCGCCATTGCCCATGGTCTTCACCAGGCCGTGCCCGGCATGGGCGTGGGTGTCCACCAGGCCGGGCAGCACCGCCTTGCCGCGCGCATCCAGAACCCGCGCCGGGTCGGGGAAGCGGGCCGCGATCTCGGCCGCGCTCCCCACGCCCATGATGCGCCCGCCGCGGAGCGCCACCGCGCCATCGGGGATGACGCGGCGCTCGGCGTCGAGCGTGATGACGACGCCGCCGGTCACGATCAGGTCGGTCATGCGCGGTCACTCCCCTCTGGATACTGGTCCGTCATACCGGCCGGAGCGGCCCCCGGGCAGGGGTGCCGGGATCCGCGCCGCGGATCAGGAGACGTCGATCTGAAGGCCTTCGCGCTGGATCACGCCGCGCCACTTGGTGATTTCCCCCTGCACGAAGGCGGCGAAATCCTCCGGGCTGCCCGGCATGGGCACGCCGCCCATCTGGGCGAAGCGAGCCTTGGTCTCCTCGGTGCCGAGCAGCGCGTTGATCTCCGCATTCAGCGTCCGCAAGGCGGCGGCGGGGATGCCCGCGGCGGCGAACATGCCGAACCAGGTGCTGACATCGTAATTCGCGAGCTCCGGCATGGTCTCGCGAAGCGCCGGCAGCTCCGGCATCTGGGCGCTGCGGTCGGCGCTGGTGACCGCCAGCGCCCGCACCTGGCCGGAGCGGATCTGCTGGACGGAGGTGGTGAGGTTGTCGAAGCTGAACTGGATGTTGCCCGCGATGAGGTCGATCATCAGCGGGCCGGCGCCGCGGAAGGGCACATGTGTCGCCTCGGTGCCGGTCAACTGGTTGAACCAGACGCCCGAGAGGTGAGGCGACTGCCCGACGCCGGAGGAGCCATAGGCCAGGCGGCCCGGATTGCGCTTCAGATGCGCCACGAATTCAGGAACGGTGGTGGCCGGGATGCTCGGATGCAGCAGCAGCACATTGGGCCCGCGGATCATGTTGCCCACGGGCTGCAGCTGCTCGGGCCGGTATTGCAGGTTGCGGAACAGCGAATAGGCGATGCTCTGCGGGCCGATATTGCCCGAGAGCAGCACATGCCCATCGGCCGGCGCGCGGAGCATTTCCAGCGTGCCGATGGTGCCGCCGCCGCCGGAGCGGTTCTCCACGACCACATTGGAGCCGAAGCGCGCCTGGAGATGCGGCGCCAGGATGCGGGCCATGATGTCCGTCGTGCCCGCGGGGGCGGCGGGCACGATGATGCGCATGGGCTGGGTCGGGCGCCACTCGGCCTGGGCCAAGGCGGGGGTGGCCAGGGTGGGTGCGGCGAGCGCGGCGCCCGGCAGGGCCAGCGCGGTGCGGCGGGTGATCAGGGACATGGGCGGCCTCCGGTTTTCTTTGCCGGGAGCTTCGCGGGAAACGGCGCCGCTTGGAAGGGGCGCGCCACGGGGGAGATTCAGTGGTGTTTCCAGACCACCTGCTCGGGATGGGCCTCGGTCGGGTTGGCCTCGATCATGTCGCCATTCATGACCGACTTGCCCGTGAAGGCGAGGATGAAGCCCCAATGGGAGACCACCAGCGTATGCGCCCAGTCATCCAGGGCCGCCATCTCGGCGCGGAACAGGCGGGCGCGGGCCTCCACCTGCTCGGCCGGCTCCTCGATCGCGGGCCACCAGATCTCCTCGATGCTGTGGAAGCCGACCTCGGGCCAGGTCTCGCGCAGCCGGCTGATCGGCGAGCCCACATCGCAGGTGAAGGCGTAGCGCTCCCGCACCGTGGGGGTGACCGTCAGCGGCAGGCCGAGGGCGCGCGCCACGGGCGTCGCCGTCTCCAACGCGCGGGTATAGGGCGAGACGATGATGCGCCGGATGTCGCGGCGGGCCAGCGCCTCGGCCGCGCGGGCCGCCTGCTCATGGCCGAGCGGCGTCAGCTTCGGGTCCACGATCCCGGGATCGCGGCGGGTGGCCGTGAAGTGCAGGTTGAACTCGGATTGCCCGTGGCGCAGGAAGATCATGTCCCGTTGGGTAGCGGGCGGCCGGGCCTGCCGCAAGGAGGGATGGAAAAGGCCCGGCGGCGGAGAATCCGTGACGGGGGCGTTGCGGCTGGTCCATGCCGTGACTAAGTAGAAGGGCCACTGGAGGTCCCAATGCAGGGCGGTTTCCCGATTGATCTGATTCTCTTCGCCATGGTCGCGGCCTTCCTGGTCCTGCGCCTGCGCAGCGTGCTGGGCAAGCGGCAGGGCTTCGAGCGGCCGCCGCAGCCCCAGGGGATGCCCGATGCCAGGGCCGCCCGGATCGAGGGCATGGCGGAGGAGGTGATGCCTGCCCGCGGCAGCGGCGCCCGGCGCAACCTGCCCAGCCCGCAAAGCCCGGCCGGCCAGGCGCTGACGCAGATCGTCGCGCAGGACCCGAGCTTCTCGCCCAATGGCTTCCTGGACGGGGCCGAGGGCGCCTTCCGCATGATCGTCGCCGCCTTCGCCCAGGGCGACCGGCAGACGCTGCGCGCCCTGCTCTCGGACGAGACCTATTCCGGCTTCGAGCAGGCCGTGGCCAGCCGCGAGACGGCGGGCGAGACCCAGCGCACCGAGATCCGCTCCATGCACGAAATGGCGCTGGAGGGCGCGGAGCTGCGCGGCACCATCGCCGATGTCACGGTGCGCTTCGTCTCCGACCAGGTGAACATGACGACCGCCCGTGGCGGCGAGATCGTCGCCGGTTCGGATGCCATCACCGAGGTGATCGACATCTGGACCTTCCAGCGCGACCTGACCGCCAAGGACCCCACCTGGAAGCTCACCGCAACCCGCAGCGGCTGATCTCCCTCCCGCATGGCAGCGCTGCGCCCGGGTGATTTCCGGGCGCGCCGAAGGCCGCTAGGCTTCCCGCATGTCGCACAGCACCCAGAAGCGGCCCCGCGTCGCCCTCTTCGTCACCTGCCTGGTGGACCTGTATCGTCCCTCGGTCGGCTTTGCCGCCATCAAGCTGCTGGAAGATGCGGGGTGCGAGGTGGTGGTGCCGCTGGCCCAGACCTGCTGCGGCCAGCCCGCCTTCAACTCGGGTGACCGCGCCAGCGCGCAGGAGATCGCGCGGCAGGTGATCGCGGCCTTCCTGCCCTATGATTATGTCGTGGCTCCCTCCGGTTCCTGCGCCGGCATGATCTCCCACCACTACCCGAGCCTCTTCGCCGAGCATGACCCCGAGGCGCGCGGCCAGGCCGAGGCGCTGGCCGGCAAGACGCATGAGCTCACCTCCTTCCTGACCGATGTGCTGAAGGTGGAGCGCGTCGCGGCGAGCTATGACGGCACCGTGACCTACCATGACTCCTGCTCCGGCCTGCGGGAGCTGGGCGTGAAGGCGCAGCCGCGCCGCCTGCTTGAGAGCGTGCAGGGCCTCGGCATGACCGAGATGGCCGAGCCCGAGATCTGCTGCGGCTTCGGCGGCACCTTCTGCGTGAAATACCCCGAGATCTCGACCCGTATGGTCAGCGACAAGACGCGCGACATCGCGGCGACCGGCGCCGACACGCTGTTGGCGGGCGACCTCGGCTGCCTGCTCAACATGGCCGGGCGGTTGAAGCGCGAGGGCAGCGCCATCCGCGTGCGCCACGTGGCCGAGGTGCTGGCCGGCGTGACCGAGGCACCGCCGATCGGCGACGCGCCGTGACCGCGCTGGCGGAGGTCCAGGCCCGCGGCTTCTCCCGGCTGCGGCCCGAGGCGACTCAGGCCCTGCTCGGCGCCCCCGGCGCCGCGCTGCGGGATTTCGCCGAAAGCTGGCAGCGGCTGGAGATGGACGGCTTCATGGCCGATGGCGGCCGCTACCGCCGCCGCCGCCTCGCCAATTTCCTGGCCCTGCCGGGCGAGGCTGGGCATCGGCGCGGGCTGCACCGGCCGCATTTCCAGGCCTCGGTCCACAACAAGCTCAATGGCGGCGTGGATCGCTGGTTCGCCCCGGTCGAGGACGCGGTGGCGCTGAACCCGGTCTGCCAGGGGCTGCTGGCCCTTGGGCGCGGCGTGGCGGATGGGCTGAAGCCCGGCACGCCCTGGTTCGTCGAGATGCACCAGTTCCGGGTGGAGGCCGCGCCCGGCGCCCCCGGCCTGCCGACGCCGGAGGGGGTGCATCATGACGGGGTGGATGTGGTGCTCATCGCTATGCTGGCCCGCACCAACCTGCAGGGCGGCGAGACCCTGGTGACGGATGAGGCCGGCGCCGAGCATGCGCGCTTCACCCTGGACGGGCTGCTCGACCTCGCCATCCTGGACGACCAGCGGGTGATGCATGGGGTGACGCCGGTGGAGCCGGTGGACCCGGCGCTGCCCTCCAGCCGGGATGTGCTGGTGCTGACCTGGAAGCGTGTCAGCCGCTAAAATATTTTTTCTCTCATGTGTCACCCTGGGCCGGTGCCGCTGCCATGGCGGCGCCCGTCATGGCGCGCGCTGCCGTCGCCGCGTCCCAGGCCAGCCCTGCCAAAGCGCGGATTTGTTGCGATTCCCGGCAGATGAACTGTCAGATATTTATGACACTAAAAGTGTCCACATGTCCGAGTTCTCAACTCACAATTGCGTGGAGTTCACCATTCTCCCACCTCTGGGCAGGAAAAAGGGCCGCAATCTTCCCTTGCCGCCCAGCGACCCGCGAGGGCCTTCGCGAGCGGCATCAGGCGGAGGCTATTTCCCGGCAAGCCGAAGCCAGACTGGTCCCTCGCGGGCCACGGGCCGGTTGGACAACCAACCGGCCCGTTTCTTTTGCCCGGTTCCCTTTTCGCCGGCTCCGGCCCATGCTCCCGCGAAACGGCAGGGAGGCTTGGCATGCAACGCGATCGGTCCGCGCGATGACGCTGGAGGATCTCGCCCAGGCCCTGGCCGCACCGGGCCAGCCCGCCGTCGGCCTCGCCGCCATGGATGCGGCGCTGGCGAGCCTGGTGGGCCATCGCCTCTTCACCGTGCTTCTGCTGGACGAATCCCGCACCCTGAACCGGCGCTACCATTCCAGCCGGCCGGTGGAATATCCGGTGGGCGGCTACAAGCCGGTGCAGCGCGGCAGCGACTATTACCGCCGCGTGGTCGAGGCGGGCGAGGTGCGCTTCTGCCGGAACCGGGAGGAGATCATCCGCGCCTTCCCGGACCATGAGCTGATCCTCTCGCTTGGCTGCGAATCCTGCGTGAACGTCCCGGTCCGCTGGAACGGGCACACGCTGGGCGCCCTCAACCTGCTGCACGCGGCGGGGCATTATTCCGAGGCGCAGCTTCCCGTGCTGCGCCTGGTGGCGGCGCTGGCGGTGGCCCCGCTGCAATGGATCCTGGACGGGCCGGAGAGCTGACGCCCCCCGGCCCTGGCCGGCTTCAGTAGCAGCCCGGCGCGGCGCCCATGCGGGACGGGCCCTGCGGCAGCAGGCAGGGGCCGATGCCTGCGATGTTCACCCGTCCCCGCAGGCCGAGATCCTCCGCATTGGCCGCGGTGGCCTGCCAGAAGGTGGAGGGGCAGGTGCCGCCCATCGCCACCAGCGCACCCGGCGTCTGCAGCGAGAAGGGGAAATCCGCGCCCGTGTGATAGACGACGAGGCAGCTCGAGATGGAGACATCGGGCCGCACCTCGAAGGCCGGACCGCGGAAGGGCCCCATGGCGCGGCCCTGTGCATCAAGCGGCGAGCCGGGCGAGCCCGCGGGCAGGCTGGCGCCGGGCGGCACGGCCGCGCAGCCGGCGAGCAGGGTGAGGGACAGGCCGATCATGGCCAGGGACCGCTTCAACATTCTTGTTCTCCTTCCTCTGTTGTCATGCCGGGGCCAGCGCCTCGAGCGCATCTCCGACCGCGACGCGCCCGCCTTCCAGCACTTCGGCCTGCACCCCGAGATCGGCATGGCCGAAATTCTCGCGCAGCACGCGGGGCGGCTTGGCGTCACGCTCGGCCGTCTCAGGGTTCACCTCGGTCGCGGGGCAGCGGACGATGCGCTTCCAGACGCGCAGCTTGGCCTGCCCGAGCTGGATCTCCTGGCCCATCAGGTCGAAATCGCCCCATTCCTTGCCGCCGGAGACATAGATGTTCGCGCGGAAGCGGATGGGATCGAGCCGCATGCCCGCCGCGCGCTCCAGCGCGTGCAGGCTGGCGAGCGAGATGATGGAGACGGATTTCTGCGGGATGTCGGTGAAGTTGTAGCCCGGCGCCTCGACGAAGCGCAGCCGGCCTCGTGCCTCCTCCGCCATGAACGTGGTCAGCCAATCCTCGGCGGCCGCGCGCCCCGCCTCGGTGTGGATATTGGCGATGAAGGGCTCGCCCCCGGTGGGGCGGATCACCCAGTCGCCGGTCTTCGGGTCATAGGCGGTGTGCAGCCTGGCGAGGCGCGCATTGGCCATGAGGCAGGCGAAGTTCGTCTTGCGCATCCAGACCGGCGCCGTCGGGTCGAAGCCTGAATCCGCCTGGGCCAGGGCGAAGCGCCGGTCATGCGGCAGGCATTCGCCGGGATTGAGGTTCACCTCCTCCAGCGCCTCGGCGGAGAAGCCCTTCACCGGGTAGCGGTAGATGTGTTCGACGCGCATGGCTCAGCTCCCGATTGCCCTTGAATCCCAGGCTCGCGCGTTCCCACAATATGGGCAAGGCGGTGCTGCCCGATCGGGGGTTCCGCTGGATCTGTCGCCTCCAGGAGGGACCTGAAATGGATATCGAAAAGTTCACCGAGCGCGCCCGTGGTTTCATCCAGGCCGCCCAGACCATCGCGATTCGCGAATACCACCAGCAGCTCACGCCCGGGCATTTGCTCAAGGCGCTGCTCGATGACGAGCAGGGCGCGGCCACCGGACTGATCGCCGCGGCGGGCGGCGACGCCAATGCCGTGCGCGGCGCCATCGAGGCGGAGCTGCGCAAGATCCCCGCCGTGCAGGGTGCGGGCGCCGGCCAGGCGCCGCAGCTCACGGCCGAGCTGGTGCGTGCGCTGGATGCCGCGCAGCAGGCGGCGACCAAGGCGGGTGACGCCTATGTGGCGCAGGACCGCATGCTGCTCGGCCTCGCCATCGCCGACAGCGCGGCCTCCCGCGCGCTCAAGGCCGGGCGCGCCACGCCCGATGCGCTGGAGGAGGCGATCACCCGGCTCCGCAAGGGCCGCAAGGTGGATGCGCCGGCCGCGGAGGACAGCTTCGACGCGCTGAAGAAATACGCCCGCGACCTGACCGAGGCCGCGCGCACCGGCAAGCTCGACCCCGTGATCGGGCGGG
This region of Sediminicoccus rosea genomic DNA includes:
- a CDS encoding GAF domain-containing protein, producing the protein MTLEDLAQALAAPGQPAVGLAAMDAALASLVGHRLFTVLLLDESRTLNRRYHSSRPVEYPVGGYKPVQRGSDYYRRVVEAGEVRFCRNREEIIRAFPDHELILSLGCESCVNVPVRWNGHTLGALNLLHAAGHYSEAQLPVLRLVAALAVAPLQWILDGPES
- a CDS encoding MOSC domain-containing protein, which codes for MRVEHIYRYPVKGFSAEALEEVNLNPGECLPHDRRFALAQADSGFDPTAPVWMRKTNFACLMANARLARLHTAYDPKTGDWVIRPTGGEPFIANIHTEAGRAAAEDWLTTFMAEEARGRLRFVEAPGYNFTDIPQKSVSIISLASLHALERAAGMRLDPIRFRANIYVSGGKEWGDFDLMGQEIQLGQAKLRVWKRIVRCPATEVNPETAERDAKPPRVLRENFGHADLGVQAEVLEGGRVAVGDALEALAPA